The following are encoded in a window of Roseivirga misakiensis genomic DNA:
- a CDS encoding ComEA family DNA-binding protein has protein sequence MNRFLLIFTVFQIYLIHHGHAQSIDESDLQSIIEARFNTQEESSNSEDLFERLLLIYENPININTATAEEMQGLFMLSARQIASLQNYIQVSGKLLTLFELQFMKGFDEVTINKLLPFITIDFNKDKIDDRSLLRKILTERNNYFLLRFEQGLETKKGFKLIDDETQPAYIGTPLKVYLRYRVAKSGDFSLGFTTEKDAGERFQWRPSDKKFGSDFWSVHFMKENIGRWKRVIIGDYQLQFGQGLLFGAGLNTGKGAAAVSGMKRYHTGIRPYTSVVESGFLRGMAASYKLSDELTLTSFLSYTPLDGNVKIDIDSSDSSVSSILNTGFHRTESELNNKHQLSEAIYGITLDHKPNDFKRIGFIAAASHLSLPVSRADQPYNKFDFSGRYNYNLGLYGNFNWKQFDFFGEAAISKSGGKGIIFGFTTSLSDRVELAMVVRNYQRDFHALKGASLAEGSRNINESGQYTGMKYTWNNQLNITAYYDTFKFPWLRFQVDNPSSGSDYMVRLNYTPKRHILTYLQYRKKKKEVNYTLPDLNQRIVTLGTKQQWLLNLALNHQALRLKSRIQYSNYTIQGERSEGIAFIQDATMKLDGFSISTRVALFDTNGNQNRQYVYERDVLYAFSIPAYSGRGIRNYILLNHKISRRADIWFRVARTTFYDRDTIGTGLDTIEGNKRTDVKFQIRYKIN, from the coding sequence ATGAATAGGTTTCTCTTAATATTCACCGTTTTCCAAATCTACCTTATTCATCACGGGCACGCCCAAAGTATCGATGAATCTGATCTGCAATCAATCATCGAAGCGAGGTTTAATACACAAGAAGAATCTTCAAACTCCGAAGACCTATTTGAAAGGCTTCTACTGATCTATGAAAACCCAATAAATATCAATACCGCGACTGCCGAAGAAATGCAGGGTCTCTTTATGCTTTCGGCACGACAAATAGCTTCTCTTCAAAATTACATTCAAGTTTCAGGCAAACTTTTGACCTTATTTGAACTTCAGTTTATGAAAGGCTTTGATGAAGTCACGATTAACAAGCTCTTACCCTTTATCACAATCGACTTTAATAAGGATAAAATTGATGACCGATCATTACTAAGAAAAATCCTAACCGAAAGGAATAACTATTTTCTTCTCCGTTTTGAACAAGGACTAGAGACAAAAAAAGGATTCAAACTAATAGATGACGAAACACAGCCTGCCTACATCGGAACACCGCTGAAGGTTTATTTAAGATACAGAGTGGCTAAGTCTGGAGATTTTAGTCTTGGCTTTACTACAGAAAAAGATGCTGGTGAAAGATTTCAATGGAGACCTAGTGATAAAAAATTTGGTAGCGACTTCTGGTCGGTGCATTTCATGAAAGAAAATATCGGTCGTTGGAAAAGAGTCATTATAGGGGATTACCAACTTCAATTCGGACAAGGTTTACTATTTGGTGCTGGGCTCAACACTGGCAAAGGTGCGGCAGCTGTCAGTGGCATGAAGCGGTATCATACAGGTATAAGGCCATATACTTCGGTGGTCGAAAGTGGTTTTCTGCGTGGAATGGCTGCCAGTTACAAACTAAGCGATGAATTAACCCTTACAAGCTTCCTCTCATATACACCGCTTGATGGAAATGTGAAGATTGATATTGATAGTTCAGATTCGAGTGTTTCGTCCATACTAAATACTGGGTTTCACAGAACCGAAAGTGAACTAAATAATAAGCACCAATTAAGCGAAGCCATTTACGGCATAACGCTAGATCATAAACCAAATGACTTTAAACGCATAGGGTTTATAGCCGCTGCAAGTCATTTATCACTACCCGTTAGTCGAGCAGATCAGCCTTACAATAAATTTGATTTCTCGGGCAGGTATAATTACAATCTTGGGCTCTATGGCAATTTCAACTGGAAACAGTTCGATTTTTTCGGGGAAGCGGCTATATCAAAAAGTGGTGGCAAAGGAATAATCTTTGGGTTTACTACCAGTCTTTCGGATAGAGTTGAATTGGCTATGGTAGTAAGAAATTATCAAAGAGATTTTCATGCACTAAAAGGCGCCTCCTTAGCAGAAGGCAGTAGAAACATAAATGAAAGCGGGCAGTACACGGGCATGAAATATACCTGGAACAACCAACTAAACATCACTGCCTATTACGACACTTTTAAGTTCCCTTGGTTACGTTTTCAAGTTGACAATCCATCTAGCGGCAGTGACTATATGGTCAGGTTGAACTATACCCCAAAAAGACACATCTTAACCTACTTGCAATACAGAAAAAAGAAGAAGGAAGTGAACTACACGCTTCCTGATTTAAATCAACGAATCGTAACCTTGGGTACTAAACAACAATGGCTCCTAAATCTAGCATTAAACCATCAAGCACTAAGATTAAAATCTCGAATCCAATATAGTAACTATACCATCCAAGGCGAGCGGTCAGAGGGAATCGCTTTTATTCAAGATGCTACTATGAAATTAGATGGATTCAGCATAAGTACCAGAGTCGCTTTATTCGACACAAATGGTAATCAAAATAGACAGTATGTTTACGAAAGGGATGTACTCTATGCTTTTTCAATTCCCGCATATTCTGGCAGAGGTATTAGAAACTACATATTATTAAACCACAAGATTTCACGTCGAGCAGATATATGGTTTAGAGTAGCTAGAACCACTTTTTACGACAGAGACACCATTGGCACAGGTCTTGATACTATCGAAGGCAATAAACGTACGGATGTGAAATTCCAAATCCGATACAAAATCAATTAA
- a CDS encoding PorV/PorQ family protein — protein MRHRLMFFSLLVFHSFYLKGQTSGIPYADPVSSGLGGITSVLSSPWSAFNNPAGLTSIEETTATVAYKTIIGFAPFNTISGSASFPNQLGVAALSITKFGDDVFSNQVIGLSFAKKMGIMSLGLKINLAQYQIQDFGQNSVFMVDVGGIAELSPTVNFGIFINNLSQSSFIWDSNENIPTVIRMAFDYHPTDQLNLFLEGEKDIGLAPDLKFGIAYEFIDNIQLRSGVSSLTNRRSFGASLALEVFAIDYSYQSNIDIRGTHSFGITYSFK, from the coding sequence GTGCGCCACAGGCTAATGTTCTTTAGTTTACTTGTTTTCCATTCGTTTTACCTCAAAGGTCAAACTTCTGGTATACCCTACGCTGACCCAGTTTCGTCAGGCTTAGGTGGCATTACCTCAGTATTGTCATCACCATGGTCGGCTTTCAATAATCCAGCGGGGCTAACCTCAATCGAAGAAACTACCGCGACGGTTGCTTATAAAACCATCATCGGGTTCGCTCCTTTTAATACTATTTCGGGTTCTGCCTCCTTCCCAAATCAACTGGGAGTGGCTGCATTGTCTATCACTAAGTTCGGTGATGATGTATTCAGTAATCAAGTGATTGGTTTATCGTTTGCCAAAAAAATGGGGATCATGAGTCTTGGGCTCAAGATAAATTTGGCGCAATATCAAATCCAAGACTTTGGACAAAACAGTGTTTTCATGGTCGACGTAGGTGGAATTGCCGAATTATCTCCTACCGTCAACTTTGGCATATTCATAAACAACCTCAGTCAGTCATCATTTATCTGGGACTCAAATGAGAATATACCAACAGTCATTCGCATGGCGTTTGATTATCATCCTACCGATCAATTAAACTTATTCTTAGAGGGTGAAAAAGATATAGGGCTTGCTCCTGACCTTAAATTCGGAATTGCCTATGAGTTTATCGATAATATTCAATTGAGGTCTGGAGTTTCATCATTAACTAACAGACGCTCGTTTGGTGCCAGTCTTGCTTTAGAAGTTTTCGCCATAGATTACAGCTACCAATCGAACATAGATATCAGAGGAACGCATAGTTTTGGCATTACTTATTCATTTAAATGA
- a CDS encoding POTRA domain-containing protein: MLAAPSFIYAQGIPELDPESTVQVGKIYITGNNKTRTEIILREVDFKEGEKLKLKDFAQKVLLDQQKLTNTRLFVFVEIVPLFMSDTEVDVLIRLQERWYIFPLPVFKLADRNFTEWWVNQNRDFGRVNYGAQLIHTNLTGRNDKLRVRAQFGFAKQYSLSYSIPYINNAQTIGLGFSTNFTTNKTVGVQSRGHRLEFVESDNVIRRSFGISGTITYRPSFYTRHSVSLGYGRSSVDDLILNLNANYHTDSQNIQKYLRLSYVFGVDKRDYIAYPLTGSNFSFQATKFGLGIANNLDLFTARISYAKYFDLKKGFYLATRTEAFKNFSSDIPYLIRSGFGYRPDFIRGYERFVVESNALISHRSALRLKVLDGVQELSRRSLINQFRTLPYAFYIKVFIDTGYTGNPLPNTENNFFNNQFLGSIGLGVDLVTYYDFVFRLEYSVNKQGNTGLFFNFKAAI, translated from the coding sequence TTGCTTGCAGCACCAAGCTTTATATATGCTCAAGGAATCCCTGAGTTAGATCCCGAATCTACCGTTCAGGTAGGGAAAATCTACATTACTGGTAATAATAAGACACGTACTGAAATCATTCTGAGAGAGGTCGATTTTAAGGAAGGGGAAAAACTCAAACTGAAGGATTTTGCCCAAAAAGTACTTCTGGATCAGCAAAAACTAACTAATACTCGACTTTTTGTCTTTGTCGAAATCGTCCCCCTATTCATGTCCGATACGGAGGTTGATGTATTGATACGGCTTCAAGAGAGGTGGTATATATTTCCGCTACCTGTTTTTAAACTTGCCGATCGAAACTTTACCGAATGGTGGGTTAATCAAAACAGAGATTTTGGAAGGGTGAACTATGGGGCTCAGCTTATTCACACCAACTTAACCGGTAGAAACGATAAGCTTAGAGTTAGGGCGCAATTCGGTTTCGCAAAACAATATTCACTCAGCTACAGCATCCCTTATATTAATAATGCACAGACTATTGGCCTAGGATTCTCCACCAATTTCACCACCAACAAAACTGTCGGTGTTCAAAGTAGAGGACATAGACTTGAATTTGTTGAAAGTGATAATGTTATAAGAAGATCATTTGGTATCAGTGGGACCATTACTTACCGCCCTAGTTTTTATACAAGACATAGCGTTAGCCTGGGTTATGGGAGGTCATCCGTAGATGATTTGATTCTCAACCTAAACGCTAACTATCATACGGACAGTCAGAATATCCAGAAGTATTTAAGGTTGTCCTATGTATTCGGGGTTGACAAAAGAGACTATATCGCTTACCCACTTACAGGTAGTAATTTCAGCTTTCAAGCAACAAAATTTGGTCTTGGCATAGCCAATAATCTTGACTTATTCACAGCTAGAATTAGCTATGCCAAATACTTCGACCTAAAAAAAGGTTTCTATTTAGCCACTCGAACAGAAGCATTTAAAAACTTCTCCAGTGACATCCCTTATCTCATAAGGTCAGGTTTTGGGTATAGGCCAGACTTTATTAGGGGTTATGAAAGGTTTGTCGTGGAAAGTAATGCCCTTATTTCTCATCGCAGCGCCTTACGGCTTAAGGTCTTAGACGGCGTACAAGAATTGAGCAGACGAAGCTTAATCAATCAGTTTAGAACACTTCCGTATGCTTTTTATATAAAGGTTTTCATCGATACAGGCTACACAGGAAACCCACTTCCTAATACCGAGAACAACTTTTTTAACAATCAGTTTTTGGGGAGTATCGGCCTGGGTGTAGACTTAGTTACATACTATGATTTTGTCTTTAGACTAGAGTATAGCGTCAATAAGCAAGGTAATACTGGGCTCTTCTTCAACTTTAAAGCAGCAATTTAA
- a CDS encoding prolipoprotein diacylglyceryl transferase gives MLLHIVWDPMREIIKDIQPPVWYSLLFASGFIIGYQIMVKIFKKEGKDPLNVDTLTVHMVLATIVGARLGHLVFYEPKRFLADPLMFFRTWEGGLASHGAAFGILAALYLYSHYFVDANWSPFRFKFRKQRRVGQSYLWIVDRIVITVALAAVFIRFGNFVNSEIIGKPTGSDYGVVFARVAEEIIEDSDLGIESAEASKSDSDERLEPGIVPIDLTITFENRQLSEQDARKIAESRIKSILTRYSNINEHYAEPAGPLNYEFKLVERKPTLVVRTWGIVRHPAQLYESGTSLILFFILLGIWIRYKDRTPEGLLIGIFLVWIFALRWFHETFKENQVDFENDMTYNMGQLLSIPLLALGVFILIRVFIKSRKPE, from the coding sequence ATGCTTTTGCACATCGTTTGGGACCCCATGAGGGAAATTATAAAGGACATACAACCTCCGGTTTGGTATAGTCTCCTTTTCGCCTCAGGTTTCATTATTGGTTACCAGATTATGGTGAAAATCTTCAAAAAGGAAGGCAAAGACCCATTGAATGTAGATACCCTTACTGTACATATGGTATTAGCTACAATTGTGGGCGCTAGACTGGGACATTTAGTCTTTTATGAGCCGAAACGTTTTCTAGCAGACCCATTAATGTTCTTCAGAACATGGGAAGGTGGACTTGCGAGTCACGGTGCAGCATTCGGTATTTTAGCGGCGCTATACTTATATAGTCACTACTTCGTTGATGCCAACTGGTCGCCATTTAGGTTCAAATTCCGCAAACAAAGGCGAGTAGGGCAAAGCTATTTATGGATAGTAGATCGCATTGTAATCACAGTGGCCTTGGCGGCTGTATTTATCAGGTTTGGCAACTTTGTTAACTCAGAAATAATCGGTAAACCGACAGGCAGTGATTATGGTGTAGTATTCGCAAGAGTTGCAGAAGAGATCATTGAAGACTCTGATTTAGGCATTGAAAGCGCAGAAGCATCCAAAAGTGACTCTGACGAAAGGCTGGAACCGGGTATAGTACCCATTGATTTGACAATAACTTTCGAAAATCGACAACTATCTGAACAAGATGCCCGAAAAATAGCGGAATCAAGAATCAAAAGCATTCTCACGAGATACTCGAATATTAACGAACACTATGCCGAACCTGCTGGTCCGTTGAATTACGAATTTAAATTGGTCGAGCGGAAACCAACTTTAGTTGTTCGTACTTGGGGTATAGTGCGTCATCCAGCACAATTATATGAATCTGGAACTTCCTTAATCCTGTTCTTTATTCTCTTGGGCATTTGGATAAGATACAAGGACAGAACACCAGAAGGTTTACTAATTGGCATCTTCCTTGTTTGGATTTTTGCACTACGATGGTTTCACGAAACATTCAAAGAAAACCAAGTAGACTTTGAGAATGATATGACCTACAATATGGGGCAATTATTAAGTATTCCTTTATTGGCATTAGGGGTATTCATACTCATAAGAGTCTTTATTAAGTCTAGAAAACCTGAATAA
- the nadE gene encoding NAD(+) synthase has product MRKYRVAGATVNQTPLDWKGNVSRLKAILEGARKTRVELLCLPELSITGYGCEDLFLSHWLPEKALSYLPELIEETEGIFTSFNLPLRHENRLYNTAVVVHNKEIKGVYAKQYMALDGVHYEPRWFNPWPVGVTSSIELMGVNYPIGDLTFDFEDWKIGFEICEDAWRGADRPACRLIDRGVNLILNPSASHFAMQKTKERIALVESSSKNFNCTYVYANLLGNEAGRMIYDGEIIIAQQGSTYLRNELLSFQPYRLRHVDIAPDETSIPNKEFVAPILPKNLEFPKACALALYDYMRKSRSQGFTLSLSGGADSATCAVMVAEMVRLGIHQLGKESFLKNIHKSDLEAKTEKEVVNSLFNTAYQGTKNSSQTTLNAAKTLADSIGAKFYNWEIDQPVASYTETIERVLDRELTWDKDDLALQNIQARSRSPIIWMLTNITNTLLITTSNRSEGDVGYATMDGDTSGSIAPISSVDKDFIRKWLKFAEDEMGYSGLAAINELPPTAELRPISDKQTDEDDLMPYHIMVEIEKLAILDRQSPVEVYQELKLANLESSDLLKTHIRKFYLLWSRNQWKRERLAPAFHLDEFNVDPRTWCRFPILSASFYEELAELEALAD; this is encoded by the coding sequence ATGCGAAAATATAGAGTTGCTGGAGCTACTGTCAATCAAACACCATTAGATTGGAAAGGCAATGTCTCGCGCTTAAAAGCGATCCTCGAAGGTGCACGAAAAACGCGCGTTGAATTATTGTGCCTACCCGAACTTTCAATCACCGGATATGGCTGTGAAGACCTGTTTTTAAGTCATTGGCTTCCCGAAAAAGCACTTTCTTATTTACCAGAATTAATCGAAGAAACGGAAGGGATTTTTACTTCCTTCAATTTACCACTACGACACGAGAATCGCCTTTATAATACAGCTGTTGTAGTCCACAACAAAGAGATTAAAGGCGTATATGCTAAGCAATATATGGCATTGGATGGGGTTCACTATGAGCCCCGCTGGTTTAACCCATGGCCAGTTGGTGTAACGAGTTCCATCGAACTTATGGGCGTTAACTATCCTATTGGTGATCTGACATTCGATTTCGAAGATTGGAAGATAGGTTTCGAAATTTGTGAAGATGCCTGGCGCGGTGCCGACCGGCCTGCTTGTAGGCTTATAGATCGAGGGGTTAACCTAATCTTAAATCCAAGTGCGAGCCATTTTGCGATGCAAAAAACCAAAGAACGTATTGCGTTAGTAGAATCTTCGTCGAAGAACTTTAATTGCACATACGTTTATGCTAATTTATTAGGCAATGAGGCAGGTCGAATGATTTATGACGGAGAAATCATTATAGCACAACAAGGGTCGACCTACCTGAGAAATGAGCTCCTCTCCTTCCAGCCCTATCGGCTACGGCATGTGGATATAGCGCCAGATGAGACCTCAATTCCGAATAAGGAATTCGTCGCTCCCATACTACCCAAAAATTTAGAATTCCCTAAAGCCTGTGCATTGGCACTATACGACTACATGAGAAAAAGTAGAAGCCAAGGCTTTACGCTTTCCTTGAGCGGAGGAGCCGATTCTGCTACTTGCGCTGTAATGGTGGCCGAAATGGTTAGGCTAGGTATCCATCAACTGGGTAAGGAATCCTTCTTAAAGAATATCCATAAATCCGACCTTGAAGCTAAAACTGAAAAGGAAGTTGTGAATAGCCTATTCAACACTGCTTATCAGGGCACCAAAAATTCATCTCAAACCACATTAAATGCAGCTAAAACTTTGGCTGATTCAATAGGCGCTAAGTTCTACAACTGGGAAATAGATCAACCTGTAGCATCTTATACAGAGACTATTGAAAGAGTACTGGATCGTGAACTCACTTGGGATAAAGATGATCTCGCTTTACAAAACATTCAAGCACGCTCTAGAAGTCCTATAATCTGGATGCTGACGAACATCACGAATACCTTGCTGATCACGACGTCAAATAGAAGTGAGGGAGATGTTGGTTATGCTACTATGGACGGAGATACCAGTGGCAGTATTGCTCCTATTTCGAGCGTCGACAAAGATTTCATTAGAAAGTGGTTAAAGTTTGCCGAAGATGAAATGGGTTACAGTGGTTTGGCGGCAATTAATGAATTACCTCCAACAGCTGAGCTGAGACCCATCAGCGATAAGCAGACTGACGAAGATGACTTAATGCCTTATCACATAATGGTAGAAATAGAAAAGCTTGCCATTCTTGATCGTCAATCGCCTGTTGAGGTGTATCAGGAATTAAAACTAGCTAATCTTGAGTCATCGGATTTGCTGAAAACTCATATTAGGAAATTCTATCTGCTTTGGAGTCGAAATCAATGGAAGAGAGAACGGTTGGCACCTGCTTTTCATTTAGATGAGTTCAATGTAGACCCTCGCACGTGGTGTAGGTTTCCGATATTATCGGCCAGTTTCTATGAAGAATTAGCAGAACTAGAAGCCCTTGCCGACTAG
- the rnc gene encoding ribonuclease III translates to MGRLTNNRLKSVFKKYSKEERRLVSSIKMIVGTKPFNLKPYQIAVQHTSVAKSVKKGFKESNERLEYLGDAVLGLVVAEYLFKKFPFKDEGFLTELRSRIVSRDSLNHVARTIGIPQIVRFDKKRKTPNSHKSLYGNALEALVGAVYVDKGFNTSRKFIVQKLLKPHYDLEEIINTTKNYKSKLIEWTQKNSKTPNFEHIQTIDKGHFKEFIIQIQIDDEPIAKGHGLSKKKAEQDAAREACTILEIE, encoded by the coding sequence ATGGGTCGGTTGACAAATAACCGTTTAAAATCAGTTTTTAAAAAATATTCAAAAGAAGAAAGAAGGCTTGTTTCCTCTATCAAAATGATAGTTGGAACCAAGCCTTTTAACTTGAAACCCTATCAAATTGCGGTTCAGCACACTTCTGTCGCTAAATCTGTGAAAAAGGGCTTTAAAGAGTCTAATGAGCGTCTGGAATACCTTGGAGACGCAGTCTTAGGCCTTGTTGTAGCCGAATATCTTTTTAAAAAATTTCCTTTTAAAGATGAAGGTTTTCTTACTGAATTAAGATCAAGGATTGTCAGCAGGGATTCTCTAAATCATGTAGCGCGGACTATTGGGATACCCCAGATTGTGCGGTTCGATAAAAAGAGAAAAACGCCAAACTCACATAAATCTCTTTACGGAAATGCTTTGGAAGCATTAGTTGGGGCAGTTTATGTAGATAAGGGATTCAATACTTCGAGGAAGTTCATCGTTCAAAAGCTCCTCAAGCCTCATTATGATTTAGAGGAAATAATTAATACCACAAAGAACTATAAGAGTAAGCTCATCGAGTGGACGCAGAAAAACTCGAAGACACCAAATTTCGAGCATATTCAAACTATTGATAAAGGACATTTCAAAGAGTTCATCATTCAAATACAGATAGATGACGAACCAATCGCTAAAGGCCATGGTTTAAGTAAAAAGAAGGCTGAACAAGACGCCGCCCGAGAGGCCTGTACAATACTTGAAATTGAGTAA
- the fabF gene encoding beta-ketoacyl-ACP synthase II, whose protein sequence is MQLKRVVVTGLGALTPLGNNLNDYWNNLINGVSGAGPITRFDPTNFKTKFACELKDYNPLDYFDRKEVRKMDPFTQYAMITSTQAIEDSGLDLDAIDKLKAGVIWGSGIGGLKTFQDEVENFTTGERNPRFNPFFIPKMISDISAGMISMKYGFHGPNFVTVSACASATNAMIDAMTYIKLGKAKVMITGGSEASVVEAGMGGFNAMRALSERNDSPQTASRPFDKDRDGFVLGEGSGALILEEYEHAKARGAKIYAELVGGGMSADAHHITAPHPEGLGAYNVMLNVLEDAQMKPEEIDYINVHGTSTPLGDVSEVIAIEKVFGEHAYKLNISSTKSMTGHLLGAAGAIEAIASVMAIKHQIVPPTINHFTDDERFDPKLNFTFNKAQKRVVNAALSNTFGFGGHNTSVVFRKID, encoded by the coding sequence ATGCAATTAAAAAGAGTTGTAGTCACTGGACTTGGCGCACTTACACCATTAGGCAACAATCTGAATGATTACTGGAATAACCTGATAAATGGTGTGAGTGGGGCTGGTCCGATCACAAGATTCGATCCTACGAATTTCAAGACCAAATTTGCCTGCGAGTTAAAAGATTATAATCCGCTCGATTACTTCGATAGAAAGGAAGTAAGAAAGATGGACCCTTTTACTCAGTACGCAATGATAACTTCTACTCAAGCTATTGAGGACTCAGGTTTAGACCTAGATGCTATCGATAAGCTCAAAGCGGGAGTTATTTGGGGTTCTGGAATTGGTGGTCTCAAAACATTTCAGGATGAAGTAGAAAACTTCACCACTGGAGAAAGAAACCCAAGATTTAATCCATTCTTCATACCAAAGATGATATCTGATATCTCTGCAGGTATGATTTCCATGAAATACGGTTTTCACGGACCAAACTTCGTGACTGTTTCTGCATGTGCTTCGGCAACCAACGCCATGATCGATGCGATGACCTACATTAAACTAGGCAAAGCAAAAGTGATGATCACGGGTGGTTCTGAGGCTTCAGTAGTAGAAGCAGGAATGGGTGGATTTAACGCTATGAGAGCACTATCTGAAAGAAACGACTCTCCTCAAACCGCATCAAGACCTTTCGACAAAGATCGGGATGGTTTTGTGTTAGGCGAAGGTAGTGGTGCTCTAATTTTAGAAGAATACGAACACGCAAAGGCGCGTGGTGCTAAGATTTATGCTGAGTTAGTTGGTGGCGGTATGTCTGCCGATGCTCATCACATTACGGCTCCTCATCCTGAGGGTCTAGGTGCATATAATGTAATGCTGAATGTGTTAGAAGATGCTCAGATGAAACCTGAAGAGATTGATTACATCAACGTTCACGGTACTTCTACTCCTTTAGGAGATGTGAGTGAAGTCATAGCGATTGAAAAAGTCTTTGGAGAGCACGCTTACAAGCTAAATATTAGCTCAACCAAATCTATGACTGGTCACTTATTAGGTGCAGCCGGTGCCATAGAGGCTATAGCAAGTGTTATGGCAATCAAGCATCAAATTGTTCCTCCAACAATCAATCACTTTACGGATGATGAGCGATTCGACCCTAAACTTAACTTCACCTTTAATAAGGCGCAGAAAAGGGTTGTAAACGCAGCATTGAGTAACACATTTGGTTTTGGTGGTCACAACACCTCAGTTGTCTTTAGAAAAATTGATTAA
- a CDS encoding acyl carrier protein — MSEVASKVKSIIIDKLGVEDSEVTPEASFTNDLGADSLDTVELIMEFEKEFNISIPDDQAENIATVGDAISYLEANVQ, encoded by the coding sequence ATGTCAGAAGTAGCATCAAAAGTGAAGAGTATCATCATAGATAAATTAGGAGTTGAGGATTCTGAAGTTACGCCAGAAGCGAGCTTTACGAATGACTTAGGCGCTGATTCTCTTGACACTGTGGAATTGATCATGGAATTCGAAAAAGAATTCAACATTTCTATTCCTGATGACCAAGCTGAGAACATCGCTACAGTAGGTGATGCAATTTCTTACTTGGAAGCAAACGTACAATAA
- a CDS encoding IPExxxVDY family protein has product MAKNKLEITYDYDFPLWALNANAKPYKLAWSINQELDLALTKVENLKIGFTGGKSLSIVNYNDINEFRAIRLLRNRAEESEGQFDAFLVPEMKNFDYFIVLENESQTLDENAFFSKIKEIPFVQFAIKVNIKSLKSRDNLIF; this is encoded by the coding sequence ATGGCCAAAAATAAATTAGAAATAACGTACGATTATGACTTTCCCCTTTGGGCGTTAAATGCAAATGCAAAACCCTATAAACTGGCTTGGAGTATTAATCAAGAACTAGACTTGGCACTCACGAAAGTGGAAAACTTGAAGATCGGCTTTACGGGTGGTAAAAGCTTGAGTATTGTCAATTATAACGATATCAACGAATTCAGAGCGATCCGATTATTAAGAAATAGGGCGGAGGAAAGCGAAGGGCAATTTGATGCATTTTTGGTGCCTGAAATGAAGAATTTCGATTATTTCATAGTTTTGGAAAACGAATCCCAAACTTTAGATGAGAATGCTTTTTTTAGCAAAATCAAAGAAATACCTTTCGTGCAATTTGCAATAAAAGTAAATATCAAATCACTGAAATCCAGAGATAACCTCATTTTCTAA